The genomic DNA ACCCGGGGCGCAGGGAGTCGTCGACCCACTCCAGGTAGGCGGGGTGACCGGCCACCACCGGCAGGGCGATCACCTCGGGAACGGTGTAGGAGTGCAGCGCCCGCACCCGCTGTTCCAGGGCCTCCACCCGGTCCCGGCGCGTTTTGCACACCAGCAGCACCTCGCCGGCCTCCTCGACGCGTCCCTGCCACCAGTAGGTGGACGCGAGGCCGGGGATCAGGTTGACGCAGGCGGCCAGCCGCTCCTCGACCAGGGCCCGGGCGATCCGCCGGGCTTCCGCGGGATCGCCCACGGTGACCAGGACCACCACGTGCTCGGTCATCGGGATCTCCCGGAGTCCCCGGCCGCCGGCGGCCCGGGGATCTGCCGCAGGGCCGCCTCGAAGGCGCGCCGCGCGTCGTCGGTGGTGACCACGAACACGATCTCCCGCAGCCCCGTGGAGACGGCCTGGAGGTAGGCGACGACCTCGGAGACCATCAGGCGGGCCGCCTCGTCCATGGGGAATCCGCCCACGCCGGTCCCCAGGGCCGGAAAGGCCACCGACGCCACCCGGAGCCGGTCGGCCACCTCCAGGCTGCTGCGGGTGGCCCGCCGGATGATGTCTCCGCTGGTGACCAGGTCGGGCCCCATGGTGGCGGCATGGATCACGTGCCGGCACGGCAGGCGCCCCGCGCCGGTGGCCACCGCCTCCCCCAGTCCGATGGGGCCCCGGGCGACCGCCTCCCGCTCGATCTCCGCCCCGCCCGCCCGCTTGATCGCCCCCGCCACCCCGCCGCCCATCCACAGCCGGGTGTTGGCGGCGTTGACGACGGCGTCCACTGCCACCCGGGTGATGTCCCCCCGCAGAACCCGGAGGACCGTGCGGCCGACGGTGCGTTCCATCGGCGGTTCCCGCTAGTCCTGCTCGCGCCACCAGTCCGGCGACACGTCCTTGGTGCGGGTGTACTTGCGCACGGCGGGCCGCGCCCCCGACCGTTCCTTGGCGACCCGGGCGCGCAGCTCCTCGTACTCCCGCAGGTCGGTGAGCACCTTCAGGGTGTTCCAGGCCGCCTCTTCCACCTGTTCGCCGTCGTGCAGGATCAGCTGCACCAGCGGGTCGATGACCCGCTTGTTGCGGATCTTGGCCATCAGGCGGATGGCCAGACGCTTGACGTCGATGTCCTCGTCCTGGAGCGCCTCCACCAGCCGGTCCAGGGCGGCGTCGCCCAGCAGCGCGTAGGTGGCCTTCAGGGCGAACCGCCGCACCTTGGGGCTGGAGGCGCGCAGCGCCTCCTCCAGCACGGCCACCACCTGCTCCCGCGGCCGCGTGGCGAAGGCCTCCACCACCTCGGGGGGCAGCAGGACTTCCCGGTCCGCCGGCTGGGCGGCCGCGGGCTCCAGCACCCGCCGCTCCTCCAGGCGCGCCAGGGTCGTCACCACCGCCTCCTGCATGCCGGGGTCGTCCAGGAACAGGTGGATCAGGGGCGCCACCACCCGCTTGTCCGCGATGCGCCCCAGGACCGTGATGGCCGTGACGCGGACGTACTGGTTCTCGTCCCGCAGCAGGGTCAGCAGCGGGTCGATCGCCCGGGTGCCCATGTCCACCAGGATCTTCCAGATCTGGTTGCCGATCCGCCGGCGCAGGGCGCGGTCCCGGAAGGCGTCCATCAGGGGGAGAACGGCATCGGCCCCGATCCGCACCAGGGCGTCGGCCGCCGCCAGCTGCAGGGAGCGCTCCCGCCGGGTCAGCACCCGGATCAGCGGCTCCACCGCCTCGCGGTCCCGCATGTCCCGCAGGCCGTTCACCGCCTGCAGGACCACCTGTTCGGAGCGGTCGGCCAGCGCCCGGCGCAGCCCCTCCATCGCCAGGGGCCCCCCGATGCGCCGCAGGGCGGTGACGGCGCTCTTGCGGACGTACTCGTCGGGGTCGGCCAGCGC from Armatimonadota bacterium includes the following:
- the cutA gene encoding divalent-cation tolerance protein CutA, whose translation is MTEHVVVLVTVGDPAEARRIARALVEERLAACVNLIPGLASTYWWQGRVEEAGEVLLVCKTRRDRVEALEQRVRALHSYTVPEVIALPVVAGHPAYLEWVDDSLRPGSASP
- a CDS encoding macro domain-containing protein is translated as MERTVGRTVLRVLRGDITRVAVDAVVNAANTRLWMGGGVAGAIKRAGGAEIEREAVARGPIGLGEAVATGAGRLPCRHVIHAATMGPDLVTSGDIIRRATRSSLEVADRLRVASVAFPALGTGVGGFPMDEAARLMVSEVVAYLQAVSTGLREIVFVVTTDDARRAFEAALRQIPGPPAAGDSGRSR
- a CDS encoding HEAT repeat domain-containing protein, whose translation is MADPTPIQDAELARLLAQLRSHDVTVRSDAALQLGKLGDERAAQALIEALADPDEYVRKSAVTALRRIGGPLAMEGLRRALADRSEQVVLQAVNGLRDMRDREAVEPLIRVLTRRERSLQLAAADALVRIGADAVLPLMDAFRDRALRRRIGNQIWKILVDMGTRAIDPLLTLLRDENQYVRVTAITVLGRIADKRVVAPLIHLFLDDPGMQEAVVTTLARLEERRVLEPAAAQPADREVLLPPEVVEAFATRPREQVVAVLEEALRASSPKVRRFALKATYALLGDAALDRLVEALQDEDIDVKRLAIRLMAKIRNKRVIDPLVQLILHDGEQVEEAAWNTLKVLTDLREYEELRARVAKERSGARPAVRKYTRTKDVSPDWWREQD